The Macrobrachium rosenbergii isolate ZJJX-2024 chromosome 12, ASM4041242v1, whole genome shotgun sequence region ttcttccattggatcggcgtacaacgcgtcgtaaccccggaacatgcgtcgtaaaccgggaaataatttctgatgaatatatttgaaaagtgtcgtaacctcagaacgtcgtaagccggacccgtcgtaaactggggactgcctgtattggagGCCGATATCTCAtaactaaagttatcgaccttcaaatggaaactcaGACGTAATGAATTCACCTATCTCagtgaaacaaaaagcaaatgaaagctaaataaattgtctacaaaactataaaaagtttttttttattttgtcccaaaaatatttttgggacttATTTTTCCACGAAATCGATCAACGATTtttcaaaaatcgaaaaatatttgtaaaaaaaaaaaaagaaaaaaaaaattgaaaaaagcactctattactttattctaatctataatacctgtataccacgtaaatttcagctcttaggttgcaatagttatggctgagttttttttttttaagaattttggggGATGGGGTACCAGCAAGTGGGGGAGAATGAAAATTTGAATACTGACCTTTTCGCTATACATAAATTAACCActgcccaaaatttcaaactgattcacgcaaaaatatcagttattgataaaaaatgattttttcaaaCGCTCCCTTTAAGGCATccacaaaaaaaacttttggatAGATAATGCGGCCGGTGagtacagtcaccaccctacttacgagtTATGCTACAAAAACGTgggcactgaaaaagaaaatggagtcAACTTTGAAAAGGTATAGCTGTAGAATGCTAGATTTAAAAGCAGAGTGCAATAGGAAGACTATGTTACAAATGAGGAAGCAGGAGAGATGTGGTGTCCAGCAGCTGTTAAACAGACCAAGACTTCAAGCACTGAGATGCTCTGGACCGTGTCTGGAAAATTCGCCGTAGGAAAATTTGCCGTAGGAAATCTCGCCGCAGGAATTTTCGCCTCAGGAAATTTCACGAATGAGGAAATTTCGCGAATAGGAAAAATCCCATGAGGCAAGGCAATTTTGCCGTAAAACATGTATTTGTGATAAAAACAGTGTGGTTTCTGAAGTACCATTTTATCGCTTTCAAACAaccaagtaattatttttttttactttaaaagttctTCATATATTCGACTACAGTTTTTTGTAGGCAGCCAACCCAAGACGATGGTCTATCAAATGGAAACCAGTAGAGGAGGACTGAAATTAGTTGACGATCTTAACTATATTTACCGATTTGATCGAAAATACGGTGAGAAAACATATTGGAAGTGTGATTCTATGGGATGTAAAGCAAGAGTTCATACCAAGTTGGAAGATGATAGTGTATCTATATGCAAAACAGTCAACGAGCATTGCCATCCTGCCCATCCTTCTAAGCCTAAAGTTTacgaagcaaaaaagaaaatgaaatcagcAGCCACCAATTCACAAACCTCTTCACGGTCCTTAATTGCCAAAATTGCATCTAGTTTAGATTCAAATGCATTGGCGTTGCTGCCCACTAAAGCACATTTGTCGCGCAGTATTAGAGGCTGGAGGCAAAAGGAAAATCAAGCTCCCCCGATCCCAACCGGAAGAAGTGGGTATATTATACCAGGAGAATatagatttcttgaaaatggTGATCAGTTTTTATTATACGATAGTGGGGAAGATTGTTCAGACAGAATTTTAGTTTTTGGCACAAAAGCTGGGCTAGATGACCTTGAGAAAAACAAGGACTGGGCATGTGACGGCACGTTTAAATGCAGCCCAGAGATATATTACCAATTGTTCACATTACATATTGTTATAAAGAATATTAGTATACCACGTATTTTTGTCTTGCTACCTGACAAATCTCAAGTAACTTACAGCAAACTTTTCAGTGCCTTGAAGGACTTACGCCCATCATTACAACCCGAAACCTTGATGGTCGATTTTGAAAAAGCTAGTATTAACGCCTTTTCTGCTGTATTTTCAACAACAAAGTTAACAGGTTGTTTATTTCATATGGTAAAGAATATTTATAGGCACATTGTGGATCTCGGTTTAAAGTCGCGTTATCAAACAGACGCAGaattcaacaacaaaatcaaatgttTGACCGCATTAGCTTTTCTTCCTGTGCAAGATGTTATTGACGGATTTATCGAGTtatcagatgatgatgatttgcCCCAAGAATTAGTATCTTATTTCGAAATGCACTATATAGGAGGAGAACGGGGTAGAGGAGAGCGACGTCGAAGAGTGGAGCCTACTTTTCCTATTGCATTATGGAATATTTTCGAACGAGTTAAGCTTAATAGAAGCAGAACGAACAACAGCATAGAAGGCTACCATAATGCACTGCAAAGCTCAATGACAAATATGCATCCAAACCTTTGGAAACTTATTTCGTATCTAAAAAAGGAAGAGATTttagcaagaaagaaaaagtgtgacTTAGATCGAGGAGACGCAGAAGGAACGAAAAAGGTATATAGTGATATCAACACAAGACTCCAACGACAAGTAATTGGGTACAATTCTGCGCAGAAAAGAGACTATATACGTAGTATTACATGGAATCTGCAcactttttaaattattacattttttctgttttattttatgtatgttcttaaataaagaatcttttttaaaggatattttcttaaataataaagtattttataaatggtCTACGTATTTTCATTTgatcatagtaaaaaaaataattatttgatttccttattggttgtttacttatcagaaagttAGAAAGCCAAACTTGGTTGtttgaaagtgataaaaaggtaCTTCAGAAACCACACTTTTTATCACAAATAATTGTTTTACGGCAAAAATGTCTTGTGGCGATTTTTCCTATTCGGCGAAATTTCCTGAGGCGAAAATTCCTGCGGCGAGATTTCCTACGGCAAATTTTTCTAGAACCGCTCTGGACATGTGATGGGAAAGATAGCACACAGTTAGCCACAAAAGGTTAGGAAGCAACAGGATGAAGACCTGTAGGAATGCCcaggaaatcaagaaaaaaaggacataaaTGAAGACATAGACCAGATAGAAATTCAGgcaaaaaatgcataaaacagaaatggagagaactcatttcaagTCTAACTCCCACAAAGGGGAAAGCCTACATAAAAATAGTGATGACGATGAGACATTCAATACCTCTTTTTCTATTTCAGATTCCAAAATTCTATGAAGGCACAGAGTACTGAGGATGATTATGACTACAAACTTGGTGTGGAATTATGGTACATTATTGCTCATAATTATTTTAGCCTCACCACATCTTATCACTAAGCAACTTTGatcaatttcaagaaaatttttgaaatttgcaaCACAGTACAACTGACAGGGAAAGTTCCAAAGCATAACCCGTAAGTCACTGAACAGACTGACAACAAAATTTCTGGTTGATATACCTTGAAATGGCTTCCTCAGAGATTTTCACCTGTCCAGTACTTTAATCAttataaatctttaatattaagtatcaatttttattcataacttCAACAATTTCAAGGATACAGCTTCAAAATTTGTAATGCATTCAACCCACTgcacaaaaacaagaaatactgTAAACCAGTCAATTAATTCAATATAATTTGAACATATCACTAAGAATATCAACCTTGGCAAAAACTCTTATAGTGTCTGGAGTCAACACAATCGCTAcagcaattaacccttaaacgctgactggacttattttacgtcaacaaaaattgtctgtcgggtaccaagtggacgtaaaatacgttgactacaaaaagtttttttaaatattcgcggaaaaatacaggtagtccccggttatcggcggggttccgtttctgagggtgtgatgataaccgaaaatcgccgctaactgaaaattggcgattttggcgctttttcggcaatttttggGGGTCATcagcgccgattttcagttattggcgcctctgttaggtatgtatcggtgccaatacccaattatcgccaccgataagcggaaatcagcgattttcagcgccgaaaattgccgattttcgtcgctagacaagcgccataaaaccgaatcgATGTTAACatagcccgccgttaaccggttACTGCCTGTatttataggcctcgtttgcgaaaaattttaaatcacgcgccttgagggatgctgggagttcacggatcacgctgtagttttgtttacaagcgtgacccagctgcgcatgcgcgaatttctttattatcccaaaagaaagcatcagctaactctgctgaaaatctcagaaattctttagtcactttgtcgtaatttttgcaccgttttctctTAGCCTTTACATAGTTTTATacgtgaaaatgtgcgcaatttcatgtagaatacaacaaaaaataactcatggttgtagcttttatcaattttgatatattttcatataaatcacgataagtgccaaaatttcaaccttcggtcgactttgactcgaccgaaatggtcgaaaaatgcaattgaaagctaaaactcttacattctagtaatattcaatcatttaccttcattttgcaacaagcgagaagtctctagcacaatatttcgatttatgaggaatttttgaaaaaactttttccttacgtcctcaccaactctgctgaaaatctcagaaattctttagtcactttgtcgtaatttttgcactgttttctattagtagttacataaagttttatatatgaaaatgtgcgcaatttcatgtagaatacaacaaaaaaataactcatggttgtagcttttatcaattttgacatattttcatataaatcacgataagtgccaaaatttcaacctttggtcaactttgactcgaccgaaatggtcgaaaaatgcaattgtaagttaaacctcttacattctagtaatattcaatcatttaacttcattttgcaacaaacgagaagtctctagcacaatatttcgatttatggtgaatttttgaaaaaactttttccttacgtccgcgctaactctgctgaaaatcttgcaagagcctgacgctgtctcttccaaacacgtgtgtgttcgtgtgttcgtcatccatcggagtggacaagacaacaagagcatctcgttttctttctctaaaggaacgtgatttcaaccatacgatatttccgtctgtttctccctaaccctTAATGTattacaatcaccactacttgcattgctatgcaagcattctaatcatgtactcataatgttccaacgaatcttctgtatcaaactgtgtatgtttctgtttgtgaagatgccaaacgtctcgccacttcGATGGACGACAAACACACGTGtctggaagagacagcgtcaggctcttacaatctcagaaattctttagtcactgtcgtaatttttgcacagttttctattagccgttacataacgttttatatatgaaaatgtgtccaatttcatgtagaatacaacaaaaataatgatggttgtagcttttatcagttttgaaatattttcatataaatcacggtaagtgccaaaatttcaaccttcggtcaactttgacccgaccgaaatgatcgaaaaacgcaattgtaagctagaactcttacattctagtaatattcaatcatttaccttcattttgcaacaaacgagaagtctctagcacaatatttcgatttatggtgaatttttggaaaaaacttctTCCTTACCTCcacgcacgctaactctgctgaaaatctcagaatttctttagtcactttgtcataatttttgcaccgttttatattagccgttatataaagttttatatatgaaaatgtgcgcaatttcatgtagaatacaacaaaaaattactcatggttgtagcttttatcagttttgaaatattttcatataaatcacgataagtgccaaaatttcaaccttcggtcaactttgactcgatcgaaatggtggaaaaatgcaattgtatgctaaaactcttacattctagcaatattcaatcatttaccttccttttgcaacaaacaagaagtctctagcacaatatttcgatttatggtgaattttttaaaaaacttttttacgtccatgcTATTCTACGAAtacatgcatcattttgtgataatattttctctgtgttgctttgatcgttttacaatttgttatataccaaaatcatcacaatttagtgtacaatacaaagaaaaaaaatagctcattagctttaaccgttttgctcacagcacaattatatatgaaatttttttttcgtggtcatatattccaatatttatatatgataatattttttttcatttctgatggttgcatactaaacttcaggcaaggagaaaaaaaggagccaaaaatgaactcttaatcttaaaaactaagcgtgctgtgattttttgaaaaaaactttctttccgcttcggcgctaactcccaaaccccgccagcatacggcagacacttttataaatagaggctcggcatttaagggttaaaatacagAGTAAGTTTCTCTAGTTATTGCTGAATAAACCAAATCATGAGTTAATATTCCTAACTCTCTTGGGACTGCACACAAGCAGCTGAGGAAAGACACCCAATTTTATGAAACTGtctaagtactgtactgtaatatataaacaGTGCTAAGTTTACTTTTGAACATGAAGTACTTCAACTGAAGCttatttttaccagtttattATGGCTTATAAAGGGTTTTATTCTGTAATCCACCTGCATTAGGTCAAAATTTTTCTCATCTACAGTTAGAAGGgcaataaaacatatttatactgtatggTGGCACTGTAAAACTTCACTGGCAAGCTTCAGAATCAAGCCCACTGACGTGTAAACTTCAAATTCATGATGCATAAAAATTATGTTCATTCTTTGAGTATAACAGATAATCTGTTTGTGAATGACAGAGACTTTactgttcaaaaaaaaaatttagcatatAAATTTAGCTAACAAAACCACCAAGTCAAATTTCTAGACTCTCATAGGCTCACTTCAAGGATTTATTCTTAAAGCATAGTATGGTCTACACTGGCATATGGAATACagcagatgaaaagtaaaagcagAGAGAAATGCAGTTAGAGGTTTAGGGATGCTGCAAATTCGAATACTTACAATTAAGCCACTTACAGAGTCTTAGCTACTATACGGATGTGGTAAGCACAACTAAAACAAAACATACTtaataaacaaactgaataaTCAATTTCTGACCacaattaaagagaaaatatactcaataaacaaactgaataattaatttctgaCCACAATTCAAGAGAATCAAACACAGAATTGTAAAATTCAGTGAAGGTTCccagaggaggtacagtaaaatagtCATAGCTTCAGTAGCCAGCAAAGATGCACTCCTAGTAGAGAATGTCTTCCCTGTACTGCAGCAAACCTCGGACTGGCACCTTAGGTCATGATTTTCAACTAAAGTGATGAAGTAAGGCTTAAGTGATAAGTAAGCAATGtgcaaatgaaaaattcaaatcaattcaaagaataaatatacagcatataaaacTAGTAAGCCAAGCTCAAGACAAATTACTAATTTGTGGCAAATCTTTACACTGTAATTTAAGAAGTGAACATGCCCTACCGTGCTATAAAAGCAGACTGTGTTCTTTTGTGATTATGGTAAAATTCTATGCTCTATAAAAATTTGTCCCATACAGAATGAAATTCTAATCTTGCAACTGAatactgtctgagagagagagagagagagagagagagagagagagagagagagagagagagagagagagagagagagagagagagagagagagagagagaaacatttttcacatttatacCATAAGTGAAGCAGAAACAGTTTGAAAGAAGTTGTAAGTCACTGGCAACATAAAGTATTTACAGAATGGAAGTGGAATGTAAGTGAAATTATGGCAAGTGTGAAATAAAGCCACTAGTAGTAAAGTGGCCTTGCATCCCGAATAACAACTACCACTGAAAACCTTGTAGACCATCAATAAAATCCTTAAATGTCAATACAATAAATTGTCTTCACAAATTGCAGAGATTCAATATCCAGGCAGAACATGCATATTTTCCTGCAAGCTTTCATTTTCTAAACTGTTAATGCTTACATCgtataatcatattaataaactTCTTCAATACATATCGCTGCTTCAATAATAAACCTATTAGTACACTGACAACACATACTGAAAGAGGGGAAAAACCACCAAGTGCCAATAACACCACCATAACTTGCTTCTGCAACAAGTGCTTCCCCAATCTCAAGTACcgaataaaagcaaagaaacaaaccCTGACATGCTGCCTGGCCTGATAATGCTTCCTACAGTGAAACCTTTTAATAAACTCTGGAAAACAAACAGTAAACAATGAAGAGTGAATATTATGATGACTTGAGACTAACAAGTTGGCTACCTGTCATAACTTGGAGTACAGTATGAGTAAATAGCATtacaattaacaagaaaaaagaaatatttaacaacAGGTTTCATTAATTACAATAGTCACAATATTAATAATGCACACTGCTACTACACTGATGTGCTAATTTCTAAGAGTACTACTAATAAAGCCATTCGTGGCAGGACTCAAAAATGTTTCCCTTTAAGATTTTTTGAAAGAGTTAAGATTCAGCTTGGACCTACTTTTCAACTGAGAGactattttaaaaactgaaaagagtGATAAATCCATTTAGTAAAAAGACCGTTGCACAGCCATGTAACCTtacaattataatattttgattttattttattttgatggtccaaaaaaaagcaaagcatcTAAAATGTATCATACAAAGTATctgaaaaaatccaaagaatATCCATGAAAAGCTATTTCATATTATTACTATGGAAATAATGGCAATTCTATAAAACTGTTGCTGTCATACACATGCTTTGGCAGGaaagatttgaaaattattaaaaatccttAACCTGaatattcctcctcttccttcattGTGGTATGAGTAGACCTTTATTGTACACCTAAATTTATGAAAGGACACTGTGTATTATATGCAATAGAATATTCAGCAAGGTATGAATAATTCTCCTTGAAATATAAGTGAGTTGTTCCCAGTATGCATTTTTTCATGTTCTAGATGCTCTGCTGTGACATAACCTACTAAAGAATATTCAACTACTGCTAACATTCACCTCACTACTCTAACAGCACACAATGTAACTTCAgtgtagaaaattttatttatataaacatctttATTTCTATACTTCTTgaagtgtattaaaaatataatatatacaaactatTTCTGAAGAGGGACCACGTTATATCACTCCACATGCACTAAGCTGGCatcatctgtcattcaaaacaTCTTTCTGATGCATTAGAACTTGGTCGAAGGCCTCACGGAGAAGTCTGAGGCTCTTGTGAACGCTGGCAGCTTCTTTCTTATAGTCTCCTAACATACTAGTGAGTTCATTTATCTGGAAGGAAACAGTATCAGTTCATATGAAATTCAATATATAGAGAGAAAATTTACTAATAGCTACTATATAAGTTCATTTCACTGCATAACAGCGATGCCACATAAAAGTATACTTTAAattctaatataatataatgtgcaGCAATCATGAAAGAAAATCCTCCCAACTCTTGCAGAAATCCTGCAATACTACTCTAGaccaaaatgaaagaataaaaagttacaaaaataacctATTTCACACATTTAAGATACCTGGTATCCGTCAAATATGATCCT contains the following coding sequences:
- the LOC136843981 gene encoding uncharacterized protein, translating into MVYQMETSRGGLKLVDDLNYIYRFDRKYGEKTYWKCDSMGCKARVHTKLEDDSVSICKTVNEHCHPAHPSKPKVYEAKKKMKSAATNSQTSSRSLIAKIASSLDSNALALLPTKAHLSRSIRGWRQKENQAPPIPTGRSGYIIPGEYRFLENGDQFLLYDSGEDCSDRILVFGTKAGLDDLEKNKDWACDGTFKCSPEIYYQLFTLHIVIKNISIPRIFVLLPDKSQVTYSKLFSALKDLRPSLQPETLMVDFEKASINAFSAVFSTTKLTGCLFHMVKNIYRHIVDLGLKSRYQTDAEFNNKIKCLTALAFLPVQDVIDGFIELSDDDDLPQELVSYFEMHYIGGERGRGERRRRVEPTFPIALWNIFERVKLNRSRTNNSIEGYHNALQSSMTNMHPNLWKLISYLKKEEILARKKKCDLDRGDAEGTKKVYSDINTRLQRQVIGYNSAQKRDYIRSITWNLHTF